The following proteins are co-located in the Anaeromicrobium sediminis genome:
- a CDS encoding glycine--tRNA ligase yields the protein MAMEKTMDKIVALSKNRGFVFPGSEIYGGLANTWDYGPLGVELKNNVKKAWWKKFIQESPYNVGLDAAILMNPQAWVASGHVGGFSDPLLDCKDCNSRFRADKLIEDFMATKGEEAVVDGWSNEAMEKYIHENEIKCPECGKLDYTSIRQFNLMFKTHQGVTDDSKSEIYLRPETAQGIFVNFKNVARTSRKKMPFGIGQIGKSFRNEITPGNFTFRTREFEQMELEFFCKPGEDLEWFNYWKNYCKDWLLGLNISEESIRLRDHDADELSHYSNATTDIEFKFPFGWGELWGIADRTDFDLKQHIEHSGVDLVYHDPTTNEKYVPYCIEPSLGADRVTLAFLTEAYEEEVLEDGKTRTVLKFHPALAPFKAAVLPLAKKLGEEAEKVYKMLASKYMIDYDVTGSIGKRYRRQDEIGTPLCITFDFDSLEDKSVTIRDRDTMEQVRIKIDELDKYIEEKIKF from the coding sequence ATGGCTATGGAAAAGACTATGGACAAAATAGTTGCTTTAAGTAAAAATAGAGGTTTTGTATTCCCAGGATCAGAAATCTATGGAGGATTGGCAAATACTTGGGATTATGGTCCATTAGGTGTGGAATTAAAGAATAATGTTAAAAAAGCATGGTGGAAAAAATTCATTCAAGAATCTCCTTATAACGTAGGTTTGGATGCAGCAATTTTAATGAATCCACAAGCTTGGGTAGCATCAGGTCATGTGGGAGGATTTAGTGATCCACTACTTGATTGTAAAGATTGTAATTCTAGATTTAGAGCAGATAAATTAATTGAAGATTTCATGGCAACAAAGGGAGAAGAAGCTGTAGTTGATGGATGGTCTAATGAGGCTATGGAAAAATATATCCATGAAAATGAAATCAAGTGTCCGGAGTGTGGAAAGTTAGACTATACTTCCATTAGACAATTTAACCTAATGTTTAAAACTCATCAAGGGGTTACAGATGATTCTAAGTCAGAAATATATTTAAGACCTGAAACGGCTCAGGGTATATTTGTAAACTTTAAGAATGTGGCTAGAACTAGTAGAAAGAAGATGCCATTTGGAATAGGACAAATAGGTAAATCATTTAGAAATGAAATTACACCAGGTAACTTTACTTTTAGAACTAGAGAGTTTGAACAAATGGAGCTTGAATTTTTCTGTAAGCCAGGAGAAGATTTAGAATGGTTTAACTACTGGAAAAACTACTGTAAAGATTGGTTATTAGGTTTAAATATAAGTGAAGAGAGTATTAGATTAAGAGATCATGATGCGGATGAATTATCTCACTATAGTAACGCTACTACTGACATAGAATTTAAATTCCCATTTGGATGGGGTGAACTTTGGGGAATAGCAGATAGAACTGATTTTGACTTAAAGCAACATATTGAGCACTCTGGTGTAGATTTAGTTTATCATGACCCTACAACTAATGAAAAATACGTTCCTTATTGTATTGAACCATCATTAGGTGCAGATCGTGTTACATTAGCATTCTTAACAGAGGCTTATGAAGAAGAGGTATTAGAAGATGGAAAGACAAGAACGGTTCTTAAATTCCATCCTGCATTAGCACCATTTAAAGCAGCAGTATTACCACTTGCTAAGAAATTAGGTGAGGAAGCTGAGAAGGTATATAAAATGCTAGCTTCTAAGTACATGATAGATTATGATGTGACAGGAAGTATTGGTAAGAGATACAGAAGACAAGATGAAATAGGAACACCACTTTGTATAACTTTTGATTTTGACTCATTAGAAGATAAATCTGTAACAATTAGAGATAGGGACACAATGGAACAGGTAAGAATTAAGATTGATGAATTAGATAAATATATTGAAGAAAAAATTAAATTTTAA
- a CDS encoding DUF4342 domain-containing protein yields MEINLEKVDAVRDRTGVSYKEAKEALEKCGGDVIDTIIYIEEKNGGTWGDNLSDKSNEVMDKVKEILKKGNVTRIQLKRNNEIVMNIPITAGAIGAIISPPIAVLGLATALASKCRVEIVKDDGEVIDVNEMTKESIDNVVDKVNEYKDKFEPNGSSEFEKKDENDFSNEFSKEDQDK; encoded by the coding sequence ATGGAGATAAATTTAGAGAAGGTTGATGCAGTAAGAGACAGAACAGGGGTTAGCTATAAGGAAGCTAAAGAAGCACTAGAAAAGTGCGGTGGTGATGTGATAGATACTATAATCTACATCGAAGAAAAGAATGGTGGTACATGGGGTGACAACTTATCTGATAAGAGTAATGAAGTGATGGATAAGGTTAAAGAAATACTTAAAAAGGGAAATGTAACTAGGATTCAATTAAAAAGAAATAATGAAATAGTTATGAATATTCCCATAACCGCTGGTGCCATAGGAGCAATAATCTCTCCACCTATAGCAGTATTAGGTTTAGCTACAGCTCTAGCTTCTAAATGTAGGGTTGAGATAGTTAAGGATGATGGAGAAGTAATAGACGTAAATGAGATGACTAAGGAATCTATTGATAATGTAGTAGACAAAGTGAATGAATATAAAGATAAGTTTGAACCTAACGGATCTTCTGAATTTGAAAAAAAAGATGAAAATGACTTTTCTAATGAATTTTCTAAAGAAGACCAAGATAAGTAA
- the recO gene encoding DNA repair protein RecO: MLFKTEAIVLRKKVFGENEALLTIFSKKIGKVQSVVRGFKKTKGKGSSNIQAFTYGEFMLYKGKNLYQISQVDFKKSFHKIHEDVIKLSYGSYILELTESSIIEGENNPKLFNLLIDFLDILGNKKVDVETLVKAYEVKLMLYAGYMPVLTECVSCGNPNDSSYKFSSRQGGILCRQCLNKDSYAMNISSLSINVMRYLIKSPLDKIIKLKIQEDVKGELDKIIKNYILTHLGKRTFNSLEFLESIKSLKI, from the coding sequence ATGCTTTTTAAAACAGAGGCAATTGTCTTAAGGAAAAAAGTATTTGGAGAAAATGAAGCCTTACTAACTATTTTCTCTAAGAAAATTGGAAAGGTACAATCTGTTGTACGGGGATTTAAAAAGACTAAAGGAAAAGGATCTTCAAATATTCAGGCATTTACATATGGAGAGTTCATGTTGTATAAGGGGAAAAATCTATATCAAATTTCTCAAGTAGATTTTAAAAAATCATTTCATAAAATACATGAGGATGTAATTAAATTAAGCTATGGCTCATATATTTTAGAATTAACAGAGAGTAGTATAATCGAGGGGGAAAATAATCCTAAGCTTTTTAATTTATTAATTGATTTTTTGGATATACTAGGAAATAAGAAGGTAGATGTGGAAACTCTAGTAAAGGCCTATGAAGTTAAACTCATGCTTTATGCAGGCTATATGCCCGTTTTAACTGAGTGTGTATCCTGTGGGAATCCCAATGATTCCTCATATAAGTTTAGTTCTAGACAGGGTGGCATTTTATGTAGACAATGTCTAAACAAGGACTCTTATGCAATGAATATATCAAGTTTATCCATTAATGTGATGAGATATCTAATAAAAAGTCCTTTAGACAAGATTATAAAATTAAAAATTCAAGAGGATGTTAAAGGAGAACTAGATAAGATTATTAAGAATTATATATTAACTCATCTAGGGAAACGCACCTTTAATAGTCTGGAATTTCTTGAATCTATAAAATCTTTAAAAATTTAA
- a CDS encoding YqzL family protein, protein MLDNVFWHVFLNTGDLNSYLAYKDLEESIMIRDEGRVTEEEY, encoded by the coding sequence ATGTTAGATAATGTATTTTGGCATGTATTCCTAAACACAGGAGATTTAAACAGTTATCTAGCCTACAAGGACTTAGAAGAAAGTATAATGATTAGGGATGAAGGCAGAGTAACAGAAGAAGAGTACTAA
- a CDS encoding diacylglycerol kinase produces MKVRKLIDSFNYAIDGIFYSIKTQRNMKIHIMMAILVILGSMFFDLTKWDLALVLFSISLVIITEMINTSIEVTIDLITKEYHPLAKIAKNVAAGGVLLAALNSILVAYIVFYDKFIPIAERLFHKIRRTSLHISFLSFLIVIISVIIIKLQKGKGTPLKGGMPSGHTAAAFSILTSIIFISGNIYVILLALILAILVAQSRIEGKIHTWFQVFIGGILGIGITLLFFHLLGSNSFPSL; encoded by the coding sequence ATGAAAGTAAGAAAGCTAATAGATAGTTTTAATTATGCCATAGACGGTATATTTTATAGTATTAAAACTCAACGAAATATGAAAATACATATAATGATGGCAATATTAGTCATACTAGGAAGTATGTTTTTCGATTTGACAAAATGGGATTTGGCATTGGTTCTATTTTCCATATCACTAGTAATAATAACAGAAATGATAAATACTTCCATAGAAGTGACTATTGATTTAATAACAAAAGAATATCATCCCCTGGCTAAAATAGCTAAAAATGTTGCCGCTGGTGGCGTTTTATTAGCCGCATTAAACAGTATATTGGTGGCATATATTGTATTTTATGACAAATTCATACCAATAGCAGAGAGGTTATTTCATAAAATTAGAAGAACTAGTCTACATATTAGTTTTTTAAGCTTTCTTATAGTAATAATATCTGTTATAATAATAAAGCTACAAAAAGGGAAGGGAACTCCCCTAAAGGGTGGAATGCCTAGTGGCCATACGGCAGCGGCTTTCTCAATTCTAACTTCAATAATATTCATATCAGGCAATATATATGTTATATTGCTTGCATTAATATTAGCCATATTAGTAGCACAAAGTAGGATAGAGGGGAAAATTCATACATGGTTTCAAGTTTTTATAGGGGGAATATTAGGAATTGGAATTACATTATTATTTTTTCACTTACTAGGAAGTAATAGTTTCCCCAGTTTGTAG
- the era gene encoding GTPase Era, whose translation MKFKSGFVTIIGRPNVGKSTLMNNIIGEKIAIMSDKPQTTRNRIQTIHTEKDFQIIFLDTPGMHKPKNKLGEYMQKTAVTTLNEVDVVLLVVDDTTDMGPGDQYIIDTIKNIKTTVVLAINKVDKIPPEKFEKIYNMYKKLGVFKEIIGISALNDKNTKMLMDTIVENLPEGPQYFPADMITDQPEKIIVSEIIREKLLHYLHEEVPHGVAVEVLKMRKRKEKDIVDISATIYCEKKSHKGIIIGKNGRKLKGVGKSAREDIERLLGSKVFLELWVKIKEDWRDQQNMLNYLGYK comes from the coding sequence ATGAAGTTTAAATCAGGATTTGTAACAATAATAGGAAGGCCTAATGTGGGAAAATCCACATTGATGAATAATATAATTGGTGAAAAAATTGCCATAATGTCAGATAAGCCTCAGACTACTAGAAATAGGATACAAACCATACATACAGAAAAGGACTTTCAAATTATATTTTTAGATACACCTGGTATGCATAAGCCTAAGAATAAATTAGGTGAATATATGCAAAAGACAGCAGTAACTACACTAAACGAAGTGGATGTGGTATTGTTAGTAGTAGATGATACTACAGATATGGGCCCGGGAGATCAATATATAATAGATACTATTAAAAATATTAAAACTACTGTAGTATTAGCCATAAATAAGGTTGATAAAATTCCACCAGAGAAATTTGAAAAAATATATAATATGTATAAAAAATTGGGAGTTTTCAAAGAAATAATAGGAATTTCTGCATTAAATGATAAAAACACTAAGATGTTGATGGATACTATAGTTGAAAATCTTCCAGAAGGACCACAATATTTCCCTGCAGATATGATAACAGATCAACCAGAGAAAATAATAGTAAGTGAGATTATAAGGGAGAAATTATTACATTATTTACATGAGGAAGTTCCCCATGGTGTGGCTGTAGAAGTCCTTAAAATGAGAAAGAGAAAAGAAAAGGATATAGTGGATATTAGTGCAACTATTTACTGTGAGAAAAAATCTCACAAAGGAATAATAATAGGTAAAAATGGAAGAAAGTTAAAGGGAGTTGGAAAAAGTGCCCGTGAAGATATAGAAAGGCTTCTAGGATCTAAAGTATTTTTAGAGCTGTGGGTTAAGATAAAAGAAGACTGGAGAGACCAGCAAAACATGCTGAACTATTTGGGATACAAGTAA
- the ppdK gene encoding pyruvate, phosphate dikinase produces the protein MNKFVYSFTEGNKSMKSMLGGKGANLAEMKKIGLPVPAGFTVTTEACNKYYEDGEEIETHIVDEILEHVAKIEEETNKVLGSNENPLLVSVRSGAAISMPGMMDTILNLGLNDETVKVLWEKTNNKEFAYDCYKRFIQMFSDVVLGIEKYNFDSINNNEDDIEVIIEQYKKIVKKETKKEFPQDPKEQLMMAIRAVFDSWNNQRAIIYRKINNIPDEIGTAVNVQAMVFGNMGETSGTGVAFTRNPSTGEKVLFGEFLTNAQGEDVVAGIRTPKDISELRDVMPELYEEFVGITKLLEDHYRDMQDIEFTFEDKKLYLLQTRTGKRTAKAAIKIATDLVEEKVINKEEALLRIEIDKLDQLLHPTFKEDFLKDATKMAKGIGASPGAASGRVYFTAEDVVREAEKGERIMLVRQETSPEDIEGMIKAEGVLTVHGGMTSHAAVVARGMGKCCVVGCGELSINEKAKTLTANDIEIKEGDYISIDGASGVVYKGLVETEATKLTDDFETIMNWADEIKRLGIRANADNERDAKVAIELGAKGIGLCRTEHMFFDEERINTVRHMIIAEGIEERKEALDKLLPFQRKDFVEIFNVMKELPVTVRLLDPPLHEFLPHGEEDIKNLSQILGYDYEMLKERVESLKEFNPMLGHRGCRLAITYPEIYVMQVRAIMQAAIEVSKSNEFTVNPEIMVPLVGDVTELKIIKDLIINEIEKVFEEEDVRIDYKVGTMIEVPRAALTSDEIAEEADFFSYGTNDLTQTTLAFSRDDSGKFINEYRNKNIFEKDPFEVLDTKGVGKLIEISSDLARKTKKNIKLGVCGEHGGNPQSIEFINKLDIDYVSCSPYRIPKARLASAVAVIKEKNR, from the coding sequence ATGAATAAATTTGTATATTCTTTCACAGAAGGTAACAAATCTATGAAAAGCATGTTAGGAGGAAAAGGGGCTAATTTGGCTGAAATGAAAAAAATTGGTTTACCTGTGCCTGCTGGATTCACTGTAACTACAGAAGCTTGCAATAAGTATTATGAAGATGGAGAGGAAATAGAGACTCATATAGTAGATGAAATATTAGAGCATGTGGCTAAAATAGAAGAAGAAACTAACAAAGTACTTGGTTCAAATGAAAATCCATTGTTAGTATCAGTAAGATCAGGGGCAGCCATATCCATGCCAGGAATGATGGATACCATATTAAATTTAGGATTAAATGATGAAACTGTGAAAGTTTTATGGGAAAAAACTAATAATAAGGAATTTGCCTATGATTGTTATAAAAGATTTATTCAAATGTTTTCCGATGTAGTGTTAGGCATTGAAAAATATAATTTTGATTCTATAAACAATAATGAAGATGACATAGAGGTTATTATTGAACAATATAAAAAAATAGTAAAAAAGGAAACTAAAAAGGAATTTCCACAAGACCCTAAAGAACAACTTATGATGGCAATAAGAGCAGTTTTCGATTCATGGAATAATCAAAGAGCTATAATCTATAGAAAGATTAATAATATACCTGATGAAATAGGAACTGCAGTAAATGTTCAAGCTATGGTATTTGGTAATATGGGAGAAACTTCAGGTACTGGTGTGGCATTTACAAGAAATCCATCTACAGGGGAAAAGGTATTATTTGGAGAGTTTCTGACTAATGCTCAAGGGGAAGATGTGGTAGCAGGAATAAGAACTCCTAAGGACATATCAGAACTTAGAGATGTTATGCCTGAATTGTATGAAGAATTTGTTGGCATTACAAAATTATTAGAAGATCACTATAGAGATATGCAAGATATTGAGTTTACTTTTGAGGATAAGAAATTGTACTTATTACAAACTAGAACGGGAAAAAGAACTGCAAAGGCTGCTATTAAAATAGCAACAGATTTAGTTGAAGAAAAAGTAATAAATAAAGAAGAAGCTCTTTTAAGAATAGAGATAGATAAATTAGATCAACTTCTTCACCCTACTTTTAAAGAAGATTTCTTAAAGGATGCAACTAAAATGGCTAAAGGAATAGGCGCATCTCCAGGAGCGGCAAGTGGAAGAGTATACTTTACTGCAGAAGATGTGGTTAGGGAAGCTGAAAAGGGAGAAAGGATCATGTTAGTTAGACAAGAAACTTCTCCAGAGGATATTGAGGGAATGATTAAGGCAGAAGGAGTATTAACGGTTCATGGAGGAATGACATCTCATGCTGCTGTTGTAGCTAGAGGAATGGGAAAATGTTGTGTAGTAGGATGTGGAGAATTATCAATTAATGAGAAAGCTAAAACTTTAACAGCTAATGATATAGAGATAAAAGAAGGGGACTATATATCAATAGATGGAGCAAGTGGGGTTGTATATAAGGGTCTTGTAGAAACGGAAGCTACAAAACTAACTGATGATTTTGAGACAATCATGAATTGGGCAGACGAGATTAAGAGGTTAGGAATCAGGGCTAATGCCGATAATGAACGTGATGCGAAAGTTGCTATAGAATTGGGAGCTAAGGGAATTGGCCTTTGTAGAACAGAACATATGTTCTTTGATGAAGAAAGAATCAATACAGTAAGACATATGATTATAGCAGAAGGAATAGAGGAGAGAAAAGAAGCTTTAGATAAATTATTACCATTCCAAAGAAAAGATTTTGTAGAAATATTTAATGTGATGAAAGAATTGCCTGTAACTGTAAGATTATTAGATCCACCACTTCATGAATTCTTACCACATGGTGAAGAGGATATTAAAAATCTTTCACAGATACTAGGATATGATTATGAAATGTTAAAAGAGAGAGTGGAGAGCTTAAAGGAATTTAACCCTATGTTAGGGCATAGAGGTTGTAGACTTGCAATTACTTATCCTGAAATATATGTAATGCAAGTAAGAGCTATTATGCAAGCAGCTATAGAGGTAAGTAAATCTAATGAATTTACAGTGAATCCAGAAATTATGGTACCTTTAGTTGGCGATGTGACTGAATTAAAGATCATAAAGGACTTAATAATAAATGAAATTGAAAAAGTTTTTGAAGAAGAGGACGTGAGAATAGACTATAAAGTTGGTACTATGATTGAAGTGCCAAGGGCTGCTCTAACTTCTGATGAAATTGCAGAGGAAGCAGACTTCTTCTCTTATGGAACTAATGATTTAACACAAACTACACTAGCTTTTTCTAGGGATGATTCAGGTAAGTTTATAAACGAATATAGAAACAAAAATATATTTGAGAAGGATCCATTTGAGGTATTAGATACAAAGGGAGTAGGTAAATTAATAGAAATATCTTCAGATTTAGCTAGAAAGACAAAGAAAAATATTAAACTAGGTGTTTGTGGAGAACATGGAGGAAATCCACAATCTATAGAGTTTATAAATAAACTAGATATAGATTATGTATCTTGTTCACCATACAGAATACCAAAGGCAAGACTTGCATCAGCTGTAGCTGTAATAAAAGAAAAAAATAGATAA
- a CDS encoding helix-turn-helix transcriptional regulator has product MVKIGLTNRQEKIINIVKENQPITSENIGKILNITRATLRPDLAILTMTGILDARPKVGYFYSGENNASLKLDYMKNITVKDIMSIPVLVDEKESVYEGVTKLFLEDVGTIFVISKEYLVGVASRKDFLRGLMGGIDMHKVPISLIMTRMPNIITVSADESAIMVAMKLIEHEVDSMPVVDAIKEKDKEYLKVIGRISKTNITRLFAELKSSKEE; this is encoded by the coding sequence GTGGTAAAAATCGGACTAACAAATAGACAAGAAAAAATAATAAATATAGTTAAAGAAAACCAGCCTATAACTAGTGAAAATATAGGTAAGATTTTAAATATAACAAGGGCAACATTAAGACCGGATTTGGCTATTTTGACTATGACTGGTATTTTAGATGCAAGACCAAAGGTTGGATATTTCTACTCCGGTGAAAATAATGCCAGTTTGAAGTTAGATTATATGAAAAATATTACAGTTAAAGATATAATGTCCATTCCCGTATTAGTGGATGAAAAAGAGAGTGTATATGAAGGCGTAACAAAATTATTTCTAGAAGATGTGGGAACCATATTTGTAATATCAAAAGAATACTTAGTTGGAGTGGCTTCTAGAAAAGATTTTTTAAGGGGCTTAATGGGGGGAATAGATATGCACAAGGTTCCCATAAGTCTCATTATGACTAGAATGCCTAATATAATAACCGTATCAGCAGATGAAAGTGCCATAATGGTTGCTATGAAATTAATAGAACATGAGGTGGATAGTATGCCTGTAGTAGATGCAATAAAAGAAAAGGACAAAGAATATTTAAAAGTAATAGGAAGAATATCTAAGACTAATATAACTAGACTATTTGCAGAATTAAAAAGTAGCAAGGAGGAATAA
- a CDS encoding DUF3048 domain-containing protein: MKKFIILTIIMGSLAFSGCTKEEKVVETVKEKEPIVEVEKEEIKKEEPVVEVIEEKFLSPISHMECEEDQVNNRPFAVMLDNQVHARPQAGLDQAEIVYEILAEGNITRYMAIFATKSPELIGPVRSARPYFIDKALEYDALYVHDGGSPQALDDIVRLKMADISAQSRGKSTFWRKSHKKRPHNEYTSADAIRKAANGSNYKKTVNIDTWKYYDKDTSINGSELKNIDIPYSKNYKVTFKYNEDTKLYDRYINNKPHVDEASKTQLTAENIIVQRASKKVLDSVGRLKVGLVGTGEGIYITNGEMKEVTWKKESRRSITRFFYKNGEEINLNPGVTWVEVIPKSLNYTQY, from the coding sequence ATGAAGAAATTTATAATTTTAACTATCATTATGGGATCACTTGCGTTTAGTGGGTGTACTAAAGAAGAAAAAGTTGTAGAAACAGTAAAAGAAAAGGAGCCTATAGTAGAAGTAGAAAAAGAAGAAATAAAGAAGGAAGAACCAGTTGTAGAAGTGATAGAAGAAAAATTTCTATCGCCAATTAGCCATATGGAATGTGAAGAAGATCAAGTTAATAATAGACCCTTTGCTGTAATGTTAGACAACCAAGTTCACGCAAGACCACAGGCGGGACTTGATCAAGCTGAAATAGTATATGAAATTCTAGCAGAAGGGAATATTACTAGATATATGGCCATATTTGCTACAAAGTCACCTGAATTAATAGGACCCGTAAGAAGTGCAAGACCATACTTTATAGATAAGGCTTTAGAATATGATGCCCTATATGTTCATGATGGAGGGAGCCCTCAAGCCTTAGATGATATAGTAAGATTAAAAATGGCAGATATTAGTGCTCAATCAAGGGGGAAAAGTACATTCTGGAGAAAATCTCATAAAAAAAGACCTCATAATGAATACACTAGTGCAGATGCCATTAGAAAAGCTGCAAATGGAAGTAATTATAAAAAGACTGTAAATATAGATACGTGGAAGTATTATGATAAAGATACCTCTATTAATGGTAGTGAATTAAAGAATATAGATATACCATACTCGAAAAACTACAAGGTTACATTTAAATATAATGAAGATACTAAGTTATATGATAGATATATAAACAATAAACCTCATGTGGATGAAGCTTCTAAGACACAACTGACAGCTGAAAATATAATAGTTCAGAGGGCCTCTAAGAAAGTTTTAGATAGTGTTGGAAGATTAAAAGTAGGTTTAGTAGGAACTGGTGAGGGAATATATATAACAAATGGTGAAATGAAAGAAGTAACATGGAAAAAAGAGTCAAGAAGATCTATTACAAGATTTTTCTATAAAAATGGAGAAGAAATTAACCTAAATCCAGGTGTAACTTGGGTAGAGGTTATACCAAAATCTTTGAATTACACACAATACTAA
- a CDS encoding DUF502 domain-containing protein, producing MKNNKMQIKDARNIFFTGLIVLIPIAATFFTIVWLFNVVDSFFRDPLQKILGFRIVGIGVILTLVIVFWTGLFATNYLGRKIIDFLEKSICKVPLVSMIYSSIKQIINTVFTEKNNNFKSAVAIEYPSKGIYTIGFLTADAPRVITDITNEKMKSIFVPTTPNPTSGMFVMIAEKDIVYLGLSVDAAIKLIVSGGIITPDIIQDENRDT from the coding sequence ATGAAGAACAATAAAATGCAGATAAAAGATGCTAGAAATATTTTCTTTACAGGATTAATAGTATTAATACCTATAGCAGCTACTTTTTTTACTATTGTGTGGCTATTTAATGTGGTAGATTCATTCTTTAGGGATCCTCTTCAAAAAATATTAGGATTTAGAATTGTAGGCATAGGTGTAATACTCACCCTAGTTATAGTATTTTGGACAGGTCTATTTGCTACTAATTATTTGGGAAGGAAAATAATTGATTTCTTAGAAAAAAGCATTTGTAAGGTGCCACTAGTAAGTATGATATATTCTTCTATTAAACAAATAATAAATACTGTTTTTACAGAAAAGAATAATAACTTTAAAAGTGCAGTTGCCATAGAATATCCATCTAAAGGAATTTATACTATAGGCTTTTTAACAGCTGATGCACCTAGAGTCATAACTGATATAACAAATGAAAAGATGAAAAGTATATTTGTTCCTACTACACCCAATCCCACTTCAGGAATGTTTGTTATGATTGCAGAAAAGGATATAGTGTATTTAGGTTTAAGTGTAGATGCAGCAATTAAGTTAATCGTATCTGGAGGAATAATAACACCAGATATTATACAGGATGAAAACAGAGATACATAA
- a CDS encoding cytidine deaminase → MTNEQLMEKAIEAKEFSHSPYSNFRVGAALLTKGGKVYTGCNVECASYGGTNCAERTAIFKAVSEGHKDIAKIAITSDLDDYTFPCGICRQVIVEFGLDIEIILGNKDGKIKTFSMRELLPHSFTEEDLRK, encoded by the coding sequence ATGACAAACGAACAATTAATGGAAAAAGCGATTGAAGCAAAGGAGTTTTCTCATTCACCGTATTCAAACTTTAGAGTAGGTGCAGCACTGCTAACTAAGGGAGGTAAGGTGTATACTGGTTGTAATGTGGAATGTGCGTCTTATGGAGGTACAAATTGTGCTGAAAGAACGGCCATATTTAAAGCCGTATCAGAAGGGCACAAGGATATTGCAAAGATAGCTATAACAAGTGATTTAGATGACTATACTTTCCCATGCGGAATTTGTAGACAGGTAATAGTTGAATTTGGGTTAGATATTGAGATAATATTAGGTAATAAAGATGGAAAAATTAAAACTTTTTCAATGAGGGAATTATTACCTCATAGTTTTACGGAGGAAGATTTAAGAAAATAA
- a CDS encoding pyruvate, water dikinase regulatory protein: MEKNLLVYILSDSIGETGEQVLRAAISQFECKNFQIKRFPYISDEEHIMEIINEAKEEKSIIVFTMVVPELRNLIINEAKKNNIETVDIMTPLIDPLKRILHQEPKYESGLIRKLDEKYFKKVEAIEFAVKYDDGKDPRGLKKADIVLVGISRTSKTPLSMYLAHKNIKVANVPLVPEVPVTEEIFNVDPKKIIGLTTNPIKLNEIRQERLKALGLGSEANYASMDRILKELDYAESLMKRLGCPIIDVSNKAVEESANIILNIIRTVNK, translated from the coding sequence ATGGAAAAAAATTTATTAGTATATATATTATCGGACTCTATTGGGGAAACAGGAGAACAAGTACTAAGGGCAGCCATAAGTCAATTTGAGTGTAAAAACTTTCAAATTAAGAGATTTCCATATATTTCTGATGAAGAACATATAATGGAAATTATAAATGAAGCAAAGGAAGAAAAAAGTATAATTGTATTTACCATGGTAGTACCAGAACTTAGAAATTTAATAATTAATGAGGCTAAAAAGAATAATATAGAAACTGTTGATATAATGACACCTCTTATAGATCCATTAAAAAGAATTCTTCATCAGGAACCTAAATATGAGTCTGGTCTTATCAGAAAGTTAGATGAAAAATATTTCAAAAAAGTAGAGGCAATTGAATTTGCAGTTAAATATGATGATGGAAAAGATCCTCGTGGTCTAAAAAAGGCAGATATTGTATTAGTAGGAATATCAAGAACTTCAAAGACTCCGCTTAGTATGTATTTGGCCCATAAAAACATAAAGGTGGCAAATGTACCATTAGTGCCAGAAGTTCCTGTTACAGAAGAAATTTTTAATGTTGATCCTAAAAAAATAATAGGATTGACTACAAATCCAATAAAATTAAATGAAATAAGACAAGAACGTTTAAAGGCACTAGGATTAGGTAGTGAGGCTAACTATGCTAGTATGGATAGAATATTAAAAGAATTAGATTATGCTGAATCCTTAATGAAAAGATTAGGATGTCCAATTATAGATGTATCTAATAAGGCAGTAGAAGAAAGTGCAAATATTATTTTGAATATAATAAGAACAGTTAATAAATAA